A single region of the Micropterus dolomieu isolate WLL.071019.BEF.003 ecotype Adirondacks linkage group LG02, ASM2129224v1, whole genome shotgun sequence genome encodes:
- the LOC123958024 gene encoding prolactin-like, which translates to MAVNFLGCKQLIVNIIIIICLFQDSHFPPIGRMIMPRPSMCHTSSLQTPIDKEQALQVSESDLLSLARSLLQAWVDPLVVLSTSANTLPHPAQSNISNKIQELQQHFKNLGDGLDILSGKMGPAAQTISLLPYRGGNDIGQDKISKLTNFHFLLSCFRRDSHKIDSFLKVLRCRAAKMLPEMC; encoded by the exons ATGGCTGTGAATTTTCTAGGAT GTAAGCAGTTAATTGTGAATATAATAATCATCATCTGTCTCTTCCAGGACTCTCATTTCCCTCCTATAGGCCGCATGATCATGCCCCGCCCCTCAATGTGCCACAcctcctctctgcagacacCAATTGACAAGGAGCAAGCTCTTCAAGTATCA GAGTCAGACCTGCTGTCATTGGCTCGCTCCCTGCTCCAAGCCTGGGTAGACCCCCTGGTAGTCCTGTCCACCTCCGCTAACACCCTGCCTCACCCTGCCCAAAGCAACATATCTAACAAAAtccaggagctgcagcagcacttCAAGAACCTGGGAGACGGCCTGGATATCCTATCTGGCAAG ATGGGCCCAGCGGCTCAGACCATCTCCTTACTGCCCTACAGAGGAGGCAATGACATCGGCCAGGACAAGATTTCCAAATTGACCAACTTCCATTTCCTGTTGTCCTGCTTCCGCCGGGACTCGCACAAGATTGACAGCTTCCTGAAAGTCCTCCGCTGTCGGGCGGCTAAAATGCTACCTGAGATGTGCTGA
- the LOC123984621 gene encoding prolactin — MEKEKETAARKRGEMAHRKTSGSKLLMTVLYMVAACSAIPISDLLDRASQRSDTLHSLSATLTQELDSHFPPIGRMIMPRPSMCHTSSLQTPIDKEQALQVSESDLLSLARSLLQAWVDPLVVLSTSANTLPHPAQSNISNKIQELQQHSKNLGDGLDILSGKMGPAAQTISLLPYRGGNDIGQDKISKLTNFHFLLSCFRRDSHKIDSFLKVLRCRAAKMLPEMC, encoded by the exons atggagaaagagaaagaaacagcagcgagaaaaagaggagagatgGCACACAGAAAAACCAGCGGAAGCAAACTCCTCATGACGG TGTTGTATATGGTGGCAGCGTGCAGTGCCATCCCCATCAGTGACCTGCTGGACCGAGCCTCTCAGCGCTCTGACACACTGCACTCCCTCAGCGCAACACTGACCCAGGAGCTG GACTCTCATTTCCCTCCTATAGGCCGCATGATCATGCCCCGCCCCTCAATGTGCCACAcctcctctctgcagacacCAATTGACAAGGAGCAAGCTCTTCAAGTATCA GAGTCAGACCTGCTGTCATTGGCTCGCTCCCTGCTCCAAGCCTGGGTAGACCCCCTGGTAGTCCTGTCCACCTCGGCTAACACCCTGCCTCACCCTGCCCAAAGCAACATATCTAACAAAAtccaggagctgcagcagcactcCAAGAACCTGGGAGACGGCCTGGATATCCTATCTGGCAAG ATGGGCCCAGCGGCTCAGACCATCTCCTTACTGCCCTACAGAGGAGGCAATGACATCGGCCAGGACAAGATTTCCAAATTGACCAACTTCCATTTCCTGTTGTCCTGCTTCCGCCGGGACTCGCACAAGATTGACAGCTTCCTGAAAGTCCTCCGCTGTCGGGCGGCTAAAATGCTACCTGAGATGTGCTGA
- the LOC123984626 gene encoding prolactin-like isoform X2 yields MAHGKISGSKLLMTVLYMVAACSAIPISDLLDQACQRSDTLHSLSTTLTQELGSRFLPIGRMIMPRPSKCHTSSLQTPNHKWQVLKLSESDLLSLARSLLQAWVDPLVVLSTSANTLPHPAQSNISNKIQELQQHSKNLGDGLDILSGKMGPAAQTISLLPYRGGNDIGQDKISKLTNFHFLLSCFRRDSHKIDSFLKVLRCRAAKMLPEMC; encoded by the exons TGTTGTATATGGTGGCAGCGTGCAGTGCCATCCCCATCAGTGACCTGCTCGACCAAGCCTGTCAGCGCTCTGACACACTGCACTCCCTCAGCACAACACTGACCCAGGAGCTG GGCTCTCGTTTCCTTCCTATAGGCCGCATGATCATGCCCCGCCCATCAAAGTGCCACAcctcctctctgcagacacCTAATCACAAGTGGCAAGTTCTTAAATTATCA GAGTCAGACCTGCTGTCATTGGCTCGCTCCCTGCTCCAAGCCTGGGTAGACCCCCTGGTAGTCCTGTCCACCTCCGCTAACACCCTGCCTCACCCTGCCCAAAGCAACATATCTAACAAAAtccaggagctgcagcagcactcCAAGAACCTGGGAGACGGCCTGGATATCCTATCTGGCAAG ATGGGCCCAGCGGCTCAGACCATCTCCTTACTGCCCTACAGAGGAGGCAATGACATCGGCCAGGACAAGATTTCCAAATTGACCAACTTCCATTTCCTGTTGTCCTGCTTCCGCCGGGACTCGCACAAGATTGACAGCTTCCTGAAAGTCCTCCGCTGTCGGGCGGCTAAAATGCTACCTGAGATGTGCTGA
- the LOC123984626 gene encoding prolactin-like isoform X1 has product MPAELQPDAALIRVRWRRGRVLYMVAACSAIPISDLLDQACQRSDTLHSLSTTLTQELGSRFLPIGRMIMPRPSKCHTSSLQTPNHKWQVLKLSESDLLSLARSLLQAWVDPLVVLSTSANTLPHPAQSNISNKIQELQQHSKNLGDGLDILSGKMGPAAQTISLLPYRGGNDIGQDKISKLTNFHFLLSCFRRDSHKIDSFLKVLRCRAAKMLPEMC; this is encoded by the exons TGTTGTATATGGTGGCAGCGTGCAGTGCCATCCCCATCAGTGACCTGCTCGACCAAGCCTGTCAGCGCTCTGACACACTGCACTCCCTCAGCACAACACTGACCCAGGAGCTG GGCTCTCGTTTCCTTCCTATAGGCCGCATGATCATGCCCCGCCCATCAAAGTGCCACAcctcctctctgcagacacCTAATCACAAGTGGCAAGTTCTTAAATTATCA GAGTCAGACCTGCTGTCATTGGCTCGCTCCCTGCTCCAAGCCTGGGTAGACCCCCTGGTAGTCCTGTCCACCTCCGCTAACACCCTGCCTCACCCTGCCCAAAGCAACATATCTAACAAAAtccaggagctgcagcagcactcCAAGAACCTGGGAGACGGCCTGGATATCCTATCTGGCAAG ATGGGCCCAGCGGCTCAGACCATCTCCTTACTGCCCTACAGAGGAGGCAATGACATCGGCCAGGACAAGATTTCCAAATTGACCAACTTCCATTTCCTGTTGTCCTGCTTCCGCCGGGACTCGCACAAGATTGACAGCTTCCTGAAAGTCCTCCGCTGTCGGGCGGCTAAAATGCTACCTGAGATGTGCTGA